Proteins encoded within one genomic window of Misgurnus anguillicaudatus chromosome 18, ASM2758022v2, whole genome shotgun sequence:
- the LOC141350355 gene encoding trace amine-associated receptor 4-like, translating to MSFNETENILLCYPSHPNSCPRAQRLTVVKVAMYAVILLMILMTVFGNLLIIISISHFKQLQSPTHLLVQSLAVCDCLLGSLVMPYNMVRSVEGCWFFGDVVCKVNSSLNMTFSISSLIHLSLISIDRYWAICDPLRYRMRVTNKTVSVLNTLTWIFSFVYCFSFVFSGANAVGMEALILQMSCFGGCVLFFNKEWGLTCVILVFIIPGTIMSSLYIIIFIVVKKHAKVLSEKVSGTLSVTTTGVNSQSSAHRERKAAKTLALVMGIYFICWLPFSIASAVDPFFNFVTPAYVFEALLWLSYFNSTCNPLIYGFFYPRFQKAFKTLIFTYICGFNHSHTLTFE from the exons ATGTCTTTCAATGAGACTGAGAATATTCTCCTGTGTTATCCTTCACATCCAAACTCTTGTCCTAGAGCTCAACGTCTCACTGTTGTTAAAGTGGCAATGTACGCTGTAATATTACTCATGATCCTCATGACA g TTTTTGGGAATCTGCTGATCATCATCTCCATCTCTCACTTCAAACAGCTTCAGTCTCCAACTCATCTGCTCGTTCAGTCATTGGCTGTGTGTGACTGTCTGCTGGGTTCACTGGTGATGCCCTACAATATGGTGCGATCTGTCGAGGGCTGCTGGTTTTTTGGAGATGTTGTTTGTAAAGTGAACTCTAGCTTGAACATGACATTCAGTATCTCTTCTTTAATACATCTTAGTTTAATATCTATTGATAGATACTGGGCCATCTGTGACCCTCTAAGATACAGAATGAGGGTCACAAACAAAACTGTGAGTGTATTAAACACCCTTACATGGATCTTTTCATTTGTGTACTGCTTTTCTTTTGTATTTTCAGGGGCGAATGCTGTTGGTATGGAAGCTTTAATATTACAGATGTCTTGTTTTGGTGGCTGTGTTCTGTTTTTTAACAAAGAATGGGGGCTAACTTGTGTAATCTTGGTATTTATTATACCAGGAACTATAATGAGCTCTCTGTATATCATCATATTTATTGTTGTGAAAAAACACGCAAAGGTTTTGTCAGAGAAAGTGTCT GGAACATTGTCTGTGACCACCACAGGTGTTAACAGTCAAAGCTCTgcacacagagaaagaaaagcaGCTAAAACTCTGGCTCTTGTTATGGGCATTTACTTTATCTGCTGGCTGCCCTTTTCTATTGCTTCTGCTGTTGACCCTTTCTTTAATTTTGTGACCCCAGCTTATGTTTTTGAGGCTTTACTTTGGCTTTCATATTTTAACTCAACTTGTAATCCTTTGATCTATGGATTTTTCTATCCTCGCTTTCAGAAGGCCTTTAAGACTCTCATATTCACTTATATCTGTGGATTCAATCATTCACATACTCTGACATTTGAATGA
- the LOC129434148 gene encoding zinc finger protein 862-like, producing MLGKHNGVTAILRRQIPHLTEQHCVAHREDLGIDDAWKGIQLMKEVETLLRTVYSLFSRSSVKKSKFDELAKVLEVDSLSFRPLNEVRWLSRHQAVNAFLRNYSLLTEYCSKEADNDDPIAKYCLKKLSDPKYRVAITVLGDVLEELAQLSVSLQRSNLNIIDAHCFARAKMEKLKSQYLGQHIHWSTRVNELLGKHDSAINTAEIILFVRKVCDHLDARFPEGELKEWSAFSLETLDSAIDFDHGRTDLTRLTEKFHAFLKQRDDDVTENICQQYRDLKFTVKEKRKTGALQTFDEMVTWALKTLDFGELAQLIDICGTFQASSADCERGFSLMNRIKTNSRNRLQTTHLDQLMRIRSTQADGSINLDKIYNHWKGIKDRREKF from the coding sequence ATGTTAGGCAAACATAATGGAGTCACTGCAATACTTAGACGGCAAATACCGCACCTTACAGAACAACACTGCGTTGCTCATCGAGAGGATTTGGGAATTGATGATGCGTGGAAAGGCATACAGTTGATGAAAGAAGTGGAAACACTTTTAAGAACAGTATATTCACTATTCAGTAGGTCTTCTGTAAAGAAAAGCAAATTCGACGAGTTGGCAAAAGTATTAGAAGTGGATTCACTGTCTTTCCGACCGCTGAATGAGGTTCGCTGGTTGTCACGTCACCAAGCTGTTAATGCTTTTTTGCGGAATTACAGTCTGTTAACGGAGTATTGTTCAAAAGAAGCAGACAACGACGACCCCATTGCGAAATACTGTCTCAAAAAACTGTCTGATCCCAAGTACAGAGTTGCAATTACTGTTCTCGGAGATGTGTTGGAAGAACTAGCTCAGCTCAGTGTCTCCCTGCAGCGCAGCAATCTTAACATCATTGATGCTCATTGCTTTGCCAGAGCTAAGATGGAAAAACTTAAATCTCAGTATCTCGGGCAGCATATTCATTGGAGCACCCGTGTGAACGAGCTGTTGGGGAAACATGACAGTGCTATAAATACAGCGGAGATTATTCTGTTTGTCCGCAAAGTTTGTGACCATCTTGACGCAAGATTTCCTGAAGGTGAGCTTAAAGAATGGTCTGCATTTAGCCTAGAAACACTGGATTCAGCAATTGATTTTGATCACGGCAGAACTGATTTAACCAGACTGACAGAGAAGTTCCACGCTTTTCTAAAACAAAGAGATGATGACGTCACCGAGAACATCTGTCAACAGTACAGGGACTTAAAGTTCACCGtcaaagaaaaaagaaagacaggaGCGCTGCAGACATTCGATGAAATGGTAACCTGGGCACTAAAAACTCTGGACTTTGGGGAGCTTGCACAGTTAATTGACATTTGCGGGACATTTCAAGCGTCTAGTGCAGACTGTGAACGCGGTTTCAGTCTCATGAATCGTATCAAGACAAATTCACGCAACCGACTTCAGACCACCCACTTGGATCAGCTAATGAGAATCCGGTCCACACAAGCAGATGGGTCTATCAATCTGGACAAGATCTATAACCACTGGAAAGGTATTAAGGACAGACGGGAGAAGTTTTAA